GACGGGCGGTTCTGTGTGGCCGGGCCGATGTACCCGGCATCGATCGCCTGGCCGGGCAACGTCAGACGAATCGACCACCTGCCGCCGGCGGAGCACCGCGCGTTCTACAACGCCAGCCGCTGGACGCTGAACGTCACGCGGGCCGACATGGTCGCCGCAGGCTGGTCGCCGAGTGTTCGCCTGTTCGAGGCCGCGGCTTGCGGGACGCCGGTCGTCAGCGACGCCTGGCCCGGCATGAGCGAGTTCTTCGAGATCGGCCGTGAGATTCGAGTTGCAGAGTCGACCGATGCGGCGTTGTCGATCGTCCGCGACACGCCTGCCGCCGAGGCGAACGCGATCGGAGCGGCCGCACGGACGCTTGTGCTCGCACGTCACACGGCCGCAACACGCGCTGCGGAACTCGAGACCTATTTGTCGGATTTGATGTGACGGGTTCGTCTGGTCTCGATTGGAATCGTCCGCCCGATCGTCAGTTGACGCGCCGGCGGGACTGACTCTAATGGCCGCAACCAACCGCCGGCTCACCACCGACTGCCCTCACGTCCCACCCATCCCACAGCAAGACATGTCGAACGCACGCAAGCAGGCGATCCACTCGATCGCCACGGCCACTCGTAATCTGGCCCAGTACGACTACAAGTCCAAGCCCACCAAGGAACTGTTCGGCACGAACGTCTTCAACGTCGACGAACAGCGCGCTCGCCTGCCCAAGCCGGCCTTCAAGGCGCTGCGCAAGACCGTCGAGGAGGGCGAGAGCCTCTCGCCGGAATTCGCCGACGTCATCGCCAGTGCGATGAAGGACTGGGCGATGGAAAAGGGTGCCACGCACTTCACCCACCTCTTCCAGCCCATGACCGGGCTGACGGCCGAAAAGCACGACAGCTTCCTCTCGCCGCTCAACGACGGCAAGGCAATCAGCTCGTTCTCGGGCAAGGAACTCGTCAAGGGCGAGCCGGACGCGTCGTCGTTCCCGTCGGGCGGACTGCGGGCCACCTTCGAAGCTCGCGGCTACACCGCGTGGGACCCGACGAGCCCCGCGTTCGTCATGGAAAACCCCAACGGCGCAACGCTCGTCATCCCGACGGCATTCCTCAGCTACACCGGCGAAGCGCTCGACAAGAAGACCCCGCTGCTCCGCTCAATGGCCGTCATCGATACGCAGGCCAAGCGGATCCTGAAGCTCTTCGGCAAGGAGCCGGCGCGTGTCTTCACGACCGTCGGTGCCGAGCAGGAGTACTTCCTGGTGGACAAGGCGTTGGCCTTTGCTCGTCCGGACCTGATCACGTGTGACCGAACGCTCTTCGGTGCCAAGCCGCCCAAGGGACACGAGCAGGACGACCACTACTTCGGTGCGATTCCGGATCGCGTGCT
This genomic interval from Planctomycetota bacterium contains the following:
- a CDS encoding glycosyltransferase, whose translation is DGRFCVAGPMYPASIAWPGNVRRIDHLPPAEHRAFYNASRWTLNVTRADMVAAGWSPSVRLFEAAACGTPVVSDAWPGMSEFFEIGREIRVAESTDAALSIVRDTPAAEANAIGAAARTLVLARHTAATRAAELETYLSDLM